In a single window of the Saccharothrix australiensis genome:
- a CDS encoding glutathione peroxidase encodes MSIHDIAVRTLAGAPSSLGPLRGKALLVVNVASRCGLTPQYAGLERLQERFGAAGFSVVGFPCNQFAGQEPGTAEEIATFCSTTYGVTFPMFEKIEVNGPGRHPLYAELTAHPDADGEAGDVKWNFEKFLVSGDGEVVARFRPTTDPEDEAVIEAIERVLC; translated from the coding sequence ATGAGCATCCACGACATCGCCGTCCGCACCCTGGCCGGCGCGCCGAGCAGCCTGGGACCGTTGCGCGGTAAGGCTTTGCTGGTGGTCAACGTGGCGTCCCGGTGCGGCCTCACGCCGCAGTACGCCGGCCTGGAGCGGCTCCAGGAGCGCTTCGGCGCGGCGGGTTTCTCGGTGGTCGGCTTCCCCTGCAACCAGTTCGCCGGCCAGGAGCCCGGCACCGCGGAGGAGATCGCGACCTTCTGCTCCACGACCTACGGCGTGACGTTCCCGATGTTCGAGAAGATCGAGGTCAACGGCCCCGGCCGCCACCCGCTGTACGCCGAGCTGACCGCGCACCCGGACGCCGACGGCGAGGCGGGCGACGTGAAGTGGAACTTCGAGAAGTTCCTGGTGTCCGGGGACGGCGAGGTGGTGGCCCGCTTCCGGCCGACTACGGACCCGGAGGACGAGGCCGTCATCGAGGCGATCGAGCGGGTGCTGTGTTGA
- the ald gene encoding alanine dehydrogenase — protein sequence MRISVPREIKNHEYRVALTPAGAHELTQRGHDVYVEAGAGLGSAITDDEYLAAGAKVLATAEEVWGEGDLVLKVKEPIAREYPLLRKGQTLFTYLHLAADQPLTQALLDSGTTAIAYETVQAPSGALPLLAPMSEVAGRLAPQVGAFSLMKPSGGRGVLPGGVPGVHPARVVVIGGGVAGLNAATIAAGLGADVEILDTNVDRLRHIDALYRGQLRTVTSNRFSVEQAVREADLVIGAVLVPGAKAPKLVSNELVARMKPGSVLVDIAIDQGGCFADSRPTTHADPTYQVHESVFYCVANMPGAVPRTSTYALTNVTLPYAVALADKGWEAALRADKSLALGLNVHDGLLTNQPVAEAHGLAHTPIDL from the coding sequence GTGCGGATCTCAGTACCTCGCGAGATCAAGAACCACGAATACCGCGTCGCGCTGACCCCGGCGGGCGCCCACGAGCTGACCCAGCGCGGCCACGACGTGTACGTCGAGGCGGGCGCGGGTCTCGGGTCGGCCATCACCGACGACGAGTACCTGGCCGCCGGCGCGAAGGTCCTGGCCACCGCCGAGGAGGTGTGGGGCGAGGGCGACCTGGTGCTCAAGGTCAAGGAGCCGATCGCGCGCGAGTACCCGCTGCTGCGCAAGGGCCAGACCCTGTTCACCTACCTGCACCTGGCCGCCGACCAGCCGTTGACGCAGGCGCTGCTCGACTCGGGCACCACCGCGATCGCCTACGAGACCGTGCAGGCGCCGAGCGGCGCGCTGCCGCTGCTGGCCCCGATGTCCGAGGTCGCGGGCAGGCTCGCGCCCCAGGTCGGCGCGTTCTCGCTGATGAAGCCGTCCGGCGGCCGGGGCGTGCTGCCCGGCGGCGTGCCCGGCGTGCACCCGGCGCGGGTGGTCGTGATCGGCGGCGGCGTCGCGGGCCTGAACGCGGCCACCATCGCCGCCGGCCTGGGCGCGGACGTCGAGATCCTGGACACCAACGTCGACCGGCTGCGCCACATCGACGCCCTCTACCGGGGGCAGCTGCGCACCGTCACGTCCAACCGCTTCTCGGTCGAGCAGGCCGTGCGCGAGGCCGACCTGGTCATCGGCGCGGTGCTGGTGCCCGGCGCGAAGGCGCCCAAGCTGGTCAGCAACGAGCTGGTGGCGCGGATGAAGCCCGGTTCGGTGCTGGTGGACATCGCGATCGACCAGGGCGGCTGCTTCGCCGACTCCCGACCGACCACGCACGCCGACCCGACCTACCAGGTGCACGAGTCGGTCTTCTACTGCGTCGCGAACATGCCGGGCGCGGTGCCGCGCACGTCCACCTACGCGTTGACGAACGTGACCCTGCCCTACGCCGTGGCGCTGGCCGACAAGGGCTGGGAGGCGGCGCTGCGCGCGGACAAGTCGCTCGCGCTGGGCCTGAACGTCCACGACGGCCTGCTGACCAACCAGCCGGTCGCGGAGGCGCACGGCCTCGCGCACACCCCGATCGACCTCTGA
- a CDS encoding L-serine ammonia-lyase — protein sequence MAISVFDLFSVGIGPSSSHTVGPMRAATMFVARLGHRVREVDRVHVQLFGSLGATGHGHGSPKAVLLGLEGHRPEDVDPAVADTRVAEIRATSRLLLGGVREIPFTEDTDLVMHRRKSLPLHPNGMSFAAYRGDEVVDEAVYYSVGGGFVVDETATGADRIKADETRVAHPFKTGDELLARTRETGLSISEVMLANETSWRSEAEVRSGLLHIWAVMQECVDRGCSQTGVLPGGLKVRRRAAEMRQRLASEHYATDPLRVMDWVTLFALAVNEENAAGGRVVTAPTNGAAGIVPAVLHYYTRFVPGASDEGVVRFLLTAGAVGVLFKENASISGAEVGCQGEVGSACSMAAGGLAEVLGGSPEQVENAAEIAMEHNLGLTCDPIGGLVQIPCIERNALASIKAITAARMALRGDGSHFVSLDKVIKTMRETGKDMKVKYKETARGGLAVNVIEC from the coding sequence GTGGCCATCAGCGTCTTCGACCTGTTCTCCGTCGGCATCGGGCCGTCCAGCTCGCACACGGTCGGCCCGATGCGCGCGGCGACGATGTTCGTGGCGCGGTTGGGCCATCGCGTGCGGGAGGTCGACCGGGTGCACGTCCAGCTGTTCGGCTCGCTGGGCGCGACGGGCCACGGGCACGGCAGCCCCAAGGCCGTGCTGCTGGGCCTGGAGGGGCACCGGCCGGAGGACGTCGACCCGGCGGTCGCCGACACGCGCGTGGCCGAGATCCGCGCGACGAGCCGGCTGCTGCTGGGCGGCGTGCGGGAGATCCCGTTCACCGAGGACACCGACCTGGTGATGCACCGCCGCAAGTCGCTCCCGCTGCACCCCAACGGCATGAGCTTCGCCGCCTACCGGGGCGACGAGGTGGTCGACGAGGCCGTGTACTACTCGGTCGGCGGCGGGTTCGTGGTGGACGAGACGGCGACCGGCGCGGACCGGATCAAAGCGGACGAGACCAGGGTCGCGCACCCGTTCAAGACCGGTGACGAGCTGCTGGCGCGCACCCGCGAGACCGGGCTGTCCATCAGCGAGGTCATGCTGGCCAACGAGACGTCGTGGCGGTCCGAGGCGGAGGTGCGGTCCGGGCTGCTGCACATCTGGGCGGTGATGCAGGAGTGCGTCGACCGCGGCTGCTCGCAGACCGGTGTGCTGCCGGGCGGTCTGAAGGTGCGGCGGCGGGCGGCCGAGATGCGGCAGCGGCTGGCGTCCGAGCACTACGCCACCGACCCGCTGCGCGTCATGGACTGGGTGACGCTGTTCGCGCTGGCGGTCAACGAGGAGAACGCCGCGGGCGGCCGGGTCGTGACCGCGCCGACGAACGGCGCGGCCGGCATCGTCCCGGCGGTGCTGCACTACTACACCCGGTTCGTGCCGGGCGCGTCGGACGAGGGCGTGGTGCGGTTCCTGCTGACCGCGGGCGCGGTCGGCGTGCTGTTCAAGGAGAACGCGTCGATCTCCGGCGCGGAGGTCGGGTGCCAGGGCGAGGTGGGTTCGGCGTGCTCGATGGCGGCCGGCGGCCTGGCCGAGGTGCTGGGCGGCTCGCCGGAACAGGTCGAGAACGCCGCCGAGATCGCGATGGAGCACAACCTCGGGCTGACGTGCGACCCGATCGGCGGGCTCGTGCAGATCCCGTGCATCGAGCGGAACGCGCTGGCGTCGATCAAGGCCATCACCGCGGCCCGGATGGCGCTGCGCGGTGACGGCTCCCACTTCGTGTCCCTGGACAAGGTCATCAAGACCATGCGGGAGACCGGCAAGGACATGAAGGTCAAGTACAAGGAGACGGCACGCGGCGGTCTTGCGGTGAACGTGATCGAGTGCTGA
- a CDS encoding ABC transporter permease subunit, translating into MLGNLIKSEFRKTTTTGLWWGLMIPTVLIALGWALGTGFIGKNIMDAVGSADAEELTRLLGIDPSQWQVAVFGMARSINIATIFPMIFGGLAISNEISRKTITTTFLTAPNRVSALSAKLIVYVLWGAIYGLAIVAAVSIGIVITSDSSALPDATGWLAMAGVGVLSSILMTMFGVGVGALMPSPVGTTVVLVLYMLILENGIQLVLSTQSLPELIGFLPNGSVNGLTGSVASSLFLSTAGVVPDELEDVLRAIAGALGAFDWWLSGLIFLTWTALFFLGGWAATQRKDIT; encoded by the coding sequence ATGTTGGGCAACCTGATCAAGTCGGAGTTCCGCAAGACGACCACCACGGGCCTGTGGTGGGGCCTGATGATCCCGACCGTGCTGATCGCCCTCGGCTGGGCGCTGGGCACCGGGTTCATCGGCAAGAACATCATGGACGCGGTCGGCAGCGCGGACGCCGAGGAGCTGACCAGGCTCCTGGGCATCGACCCGTCGCAGTGGCAGGTCGCCGTGTTCGGGATGGCGCGCAGCATCAACATCGCGACCATCTTCCCGATGATCTTCGGCGGGCTGGCGATCTCGAACGAGATCAGCCGCAAGACCATCACCACGACCTTCCTGACCGCGCCGAACCGCGTGTCCGCGCTGAGCGCCAAGCTGATCGTGTACGTCCTGTGGGGCGCGATCTACGGCTTGGCGATCGTGGCCGCGGTGAGCATCGGCATCGTGATCACGTCCGACTCCAGCGCGCTGCCGGACGCGACGGGTTGGCTGGCGATGGCAGGCGTCGGCGTGCTGTCGTCGATCCTGATGACGATGTTCGGCGTCGGCGTCGGCGCGCTCATGCCCAGCCCGGTCGGGACCACCGTGGTGCTGGTGCTCTACATGCTGATCCTGGAGAACGGCATCCAGCTCGTGCTCAGCACGCAGAGCCTGCCGGAGCTGATCGGCTTCCTGCCCAACGGTTCGGTGAACGGCCTGACCGGCTCGGTGGCGTCGTCGCTGTTCCTGTCCACGGCCGGCGTGGTGCCGGACGAGCTGGAGGACGTGCTGCGGGCGATCGCCGGCGCGCTGGGCGCGTTCGACTGGTGGCTGAGCGGCCTGATCTTCCTGACCTGGACGGCCCTGTTCTTCCTGGGCGGCTGGGCCGCGACCCAACGCAAGGACATCACCTGA
- a CDS encoding ABC1 kinase family protein, whose product MGDFLVYTIGVPLTFVALILGIALAARRILGLRVGLVRTALACLIGLSATAGVLSGMPSPETTGALGTVQLGIALLVVIALLTLAEIIVPTGSVPPPTEWWGALRRRVARARRYSRITAIAFRHGLGPYLRGRERTDTGVARSLRLALEEGGVTFVKLGQVLSTRPDLLPADVVAELTLLQDKVPAAPWPAVRQVLVAEIGAPEEVFAEFDETPIAAASVAQVHRARLKSGEDVVVKVQRPGVRRVAEGDLDIVTRIAASLHERTRWGRAIGVRDLAAGFAAALREELDFRVEARNLTAVRSASAGTSVVLPRVHQELCTARVLVMERLDGVPVRSAALDSVDRDALARVLLDALLRQVMLHGVFHADPHPGNIMVLGDGRLGMLDFGSVGRIDAQLRSALGKLLLSVDRGDPAGLRDALLELVARPDEIDEQQLERALGQFMARHLGAGMRPDVEMFGDLFALVYRYGLSIPPEIAAVFRALATAEGTLGALSPGFNIVVESRAFAEKQFSERLTPESVRRTLTEELYSVLPMLRRLPRRAERISSALEQGRLGLNLRLFADERDRSFVVGILHQVMLTVLGATAGLMAVLLLAADGGPQVAPDITLYQVFGYHLLVISVLLGLRVVVTVFRPRAGT is encoded by the coding sequence ATGGGCGACTTCCTGGTTTACACGATCGGCGTGCCGCTGACGTTCGTGGCGCTGATCCTCGGCATCGCGCTGGCCGCGCGGCGCATCCTCGGGCTGCGGGTCGGGCTCGTGCGCACGGCGCTGGCGTGCCTGATCGGCCTGTCCGCGACCGCCGGCGTGCTCAGCGGGATGCCCAGCCCGGAGACGACCGGCGCGCTGGGCACCGTCCAACTCGGTATCGCGCTGCTCGTGGTGATCGCGCTGCTGACGCTCGCCGAGATCATCGTGCCGACCGGCTCCGTGCCGCCGCCCACCGAGTGGTGGGGCGCGCTGCGCAGGCGGGTCGCCCGCGCGCGGCGGTACTCGCGGATCACCGCCATCGCGTTCCGCCACGGGCTGGGGCCGTACCTGCGCGGCCGGGAGCGCACCGACACCGGCGTCGCGCGGTCGCTGCGGCTCGCGCTGGAGGAGGGCGGTGTCACGTTCGTCAAGCTCGGCCAGGTGCTGTCCACCCGGCCGGACCTGCTGCCCGCCGACGTCGTCGCCGAGCTGACCCTGTTGCAGGACAAGGTGCCCGCCGCACCTTGGCCCGCGGTGCGGCAGGTGCTGGTGGCCGAGATCGGCGCGCCCGAGGAGGTGTTCGCGGAGTTCGACGAGACGCCGATCGCCGCCGCGTCCGTGGCGCAGGTGCACCGGGCGCGGCTGAAGTCCGGTGAGGACGTGGTGGTGAAGGTGCAGCGGCCCGGCGTGCGGCGGGTCGCGGAGGGCGATTTGGACATCGTGACCCGGATCGCGGCGTCGCTGCACGAGCGCACGCGGTGGGGCAGGGCGATCGGCGTGCGGGACCTCGCGGCGGGCTTCGCCGCCGCGCTGCGCGAGGAACTCGACTTCCGCGTGGAGGCGCGCAACCTCACGGCCGTGCGGTCGGCGTCGGCGGGCACGTCGGTCGTGCTGCCGCGGGTGCACCAGGAGCTGTGCACGGCGAGGGTCCTGGTGATGGAACGGCTCGACGGCGTGCCGGTGCGGTCGGCGGCGCTGGACTCCGTCGACCGCGACGCCCTCGCGCGGGTGCTGCTGGACGCGTTGCTGCGCCAGGTGATGCTGCACGGCGTGTTCCACGCGGACCCGCACCCCGGCAACATCATGGTGCTCGGCGACGGCCGGCTCGGGATGCTCGACTTCGGGTCCGTGGGCCGGATCGACGCGCAACTCCGCTCCGCGCTGGGGAAGCTGCTGCTGTCCGTCGACCGCGGCGACCCGGCGGGGTTGCGGGACGCGCTGCTGGAACTCGTGGCGCGGCCCGACGAGATCGACGAGCAGCAGCTGGAACGGGCGCTCGGCCAGTTCATGGCCCGGCACCTCGGCGCCGGGATGCGGCCGGACGTCGAGATGTTCGGCGACCTGTTCGCGCTCGTCTACCGGTACGGGTTGAGCATCCCGCCGGAGATCGCCGCCGTCTTCCGCGCGCTGGCCACGGCGGAGGGCACGCTGGGCGCGCTGTCGCCGGGGTTCAACATCGTGGTCGAGTCGCGGGCGTTCGCGGAGAAGCAGTTCAGCGAGCGCCTGACGCCGGAGTCGGTGCGCCGCACCCTCACCGAGGAGCTGTACTCGGTGCTGCCGATGCTCAGGCGGTTGCCGCGCCGGGCCGAGCGCATCTCCAGCGCCCTGGAGCAGGGCCGGCTGGGCCTGAACCTGAGGCTGTTCGCGGACGAGCGCGACCGCTCCTTCGTGGTCGGCATCCTGCACCAGGTCATGCTGACCGTGCTGGGCGCGACGGCCGGCCTGATGGCCGTGCTGCTGCTCGCGGCGGACGGCGGGCCGCAGGTCGCGCCGGACATCACGCTGTACCAGGTGTTCGGCTACCACCTGCTGGTGATCAGCGTGCTGCTGGGCCTGCGGGTGGTCGTCACCGTCTTCCGGCCGCGCGCCGGCACGTAG
- the gcvH gene encoding glycine cleavage system protein GcvH, producing the protein MNLPDNLLYTPEHEWVDWAPGTQDPVAIGITSYAAESLGDIVFVQLPAVGDRVKSGDVCGELESTKSVSDLYAPVSGEVVEVNTAAVDDPSLINNDPYGGGWLFKVAVEDASGLLTAAKYAELTGD; encoded by the coding sequence GTGAACCTTCCGGACAACCTGCTGTACACCCCCGAGCACGAGTGGGTCGACTGGGCGCCGGGTACCCAGGACCCCGTGGCGATCGGCATCACGTCCTACGCGGCGGAATCCCTCGGCGACATCGTCTTCGTGCAGCTGCCCGCCGTCGGCGACCGCGTGAAGTCCGGCGACGTGTGCGGCGAGCTGGAGTCGACCAAGTCGGTGAGCGACCTGTACGCGCCGGTCAGCGGCGAGGTCGTGGAGGTCAACACGGCCGCCGTCGACGACCCGTCGCTGATCAACAACGACCCGTACGGCGGTGGCTGGCTGTTCAAGGTCGCCGTGGAGGACGCCTCCGGCCTGCTGACCGCCGCGAAGTACGCGGAACTGACCGGGGACTGA
- a CDS encoding SSI family serine proteinase inhibitor, producing the protein MATLPLLAALAAFLPAVGAPDSSFLLTAQHRESTRTITLTCGPAGGTHPRAEQACEALGGVDGEIAGMAQQSVVCTLEYDPVTVEATGLWHGRERRFTATFPNRCAMRAETGPVFDF; encoded by the coding sequence ATGGCGACACTCCCCCTCCTCGCGGCCCTCGCCGCGTTCCTCCCCGCGGTCGGCGCGCCCGACTCCTCGTTCCTGCTGACCGCGCAACACCGTGAGAGCACCAGGACCATCACGCTGACCTGCGGACCGGCCGGCGGCACGCACCCCAGGGCGGAGCAGGCGTGCGAGGCGCTGGGCGGCGTCGACGGCGAGATCGCCGGCATGGCGCAGCAGTCGGTGGTCTGCACGCTGGAGTACGACCCGGTGACGGTCGAGGCGACCGGCCTGTGGCACGGCCGGGAACGCCGGTTCACCGCGACGTTCCCCAACCGGTGCGCGATGCGCGCGGAAACCGGCCCGGTGTTCGACTTCTGA
- a CDS encoding ABC transporter ATP-binding protein — MHDGSGRIVVQNLTKQFGPVAAVQNLSFTVEPGSVTGFLGPNGAGKTTTLRMLLGLVTPTAGIGLINGRPFHQLGNPARVVGAVLEAQGFHPKRSARNHLRVYAAAIGVPDARADQVLHLVGLGAAGDRRTGGFSLGMKQRLALATALLGDPQVLVLDEPSNGLDPEGIAWLRTFLQSYARSGRTVLISSHLLAEVEQTVDQVVIVSRGQTMYYGPLDNLRDSQRSRVLVQPSDTSALVAALQAEGVTTIEQVPDGRIAVTGVEARQVADLALKAGVSIYGIQEEKADLEQLFFQLTNGQYTASGPNQYAGPQGTGYYAPPQDYQQQPGYQPPPGYQGSPPQGFPQQAAYQPQPGQFPPPTPPGQYPPGQFQAGPYPPGQFQQPTPPPGYQDPPSGYQDPPSGYQQGQGQGGLGGGA, encoded by the coding sequence GTGCACGACGGCAGTGGCCGCATCGTGGTGCAGAACTTGACCAAGCAGTTCGGTCCGGTCGCAGCGGTGCAGAATCTCAGCTTCACGGTGGAACCGGGGTCGGTGACCGGCTTCCTCGGCCCCAACGGCGCGGGCAAGACGACGACGCTGCGCATGTTGCTCGGCCTGGTGACGCCCACGGCCGGCATCGGCCTGATCAACGGCAGGCCGTTCCACCAGCTCGGCAACCCGGCGCGGGTGGTCGGCGCGGTGCTGGAGGCGCAGGGCTTCCACCCCAAGCGCTCGGCGCGCAACCACCTCCGGGTGTACGCGGCGGCCATCGGCGTGCCGGACGCGCGGGCCGACCAGGTGCTGCACCTGGTCGGGCTGGGCGCGGCGGGCGACCGCCGGACGGGCGGGTTCTCGCTGGGCATGAAGCAGCGCCTGGCGCTCGCCACCGCCCTGCTCGGCGACCCGCAGGTGCTGGTGCTGGACGAGCCGTCGAACGGCCTGGACCCCGAGGGCATCGCGTGGCTGCGGACGTTCCTCCAGTCCTACGCGCGCAGCGGGCGCACCGTGCTCATCTCCAGCCACCTGCTGGCCGAGGTGGAGCAGACCGTGGACCAGGTGGTGATCGTGTCGCGCGGCCAGACCATGTACTACGGGCCGCTGGACAACCTGCGCGATTCGCAGCGCAGCCGCGTCCTCGTGCAGCCGTCCGACACGTCCGCGCTGGTGGCGGCGTTGCAGGCGGAGGGCGTCACGACGATCGAGCAGGTGCCGGACGGTCGGATCGCGGTCACCGGGGTGGAGGCCAGGCAGGTCGCCGACCTGGCGCTCAAGGCAGGCGTGTCGATCTACGGCATCCAGGAGGAGAAGGCCGACCTGGAGCAGCTGTTCTTCCAGCTCACCAACGGCCAGTACACGGCGTCCGGGCCGAACCAGTACGCGGGCCCGCAGGGCACCGGCTACTACGCGCCACCGCAGGACTACCAGCAGCAACCCGGCTACCAGCCACCACCCGGCTACCAGGGCTCGCCACCGCAGGGCTTCCCGCAGCAGGCCGCCTACCAGCCGCAACCCGGCCAGTTCCCGCCGCCCACGCCGCCCGGCCAGTACCCGCCGGGGCAGTTCCAGGCCGGCCCGTACCCGCCGGGGCAGTTCCAGCAGCCCACGCCGCCGCCCGGCTACCAGGACCCGCCGTCGGGCTACCAGGACCCGCCGTCGGGTTACCAGCAGGGGCAGGGCCAGGGCGGTCTCGGGGGTGGCGCGTGA